The Desulfobacterales bacterium genome includes a region encoding these proteins:
- a CDS encoding multicopper oxidase domain-containing protein has product MLRIVIVSILLFGSISAQAAVVEYDLTIEHQMVNMTGLHANGMTINGSIPGPTLRFSEGDTAHIKVHNKMNVDTSIHWHGLLVPPDMDGVPYISFPPIKPGTTFVYEFPIRQSGTYWYHSHTNMQEQSGMYGAIVISAKHAHLTPDRDYVILLSDWTDEDPHQVLRTLKRGSEWYAIQKGSGQSILGAARLKSLGAYFSRELQRMPPMDIADVAYDRFLANGKPESSLFANPGETVRLRIIDGSATTYFHLDFAGGPMQIIAADGQDVEPIEPGRLLIAVAETYDVLIRVPDKGAYEFRATSHDGSGYATVWIGSGNKYPVSDVPRPNLYHGMGESDIARIFALTPAGSMGMPDSMVSAGMFDKPGMSGMDHAQDMQGMVHSPEPSGMKMKSMDHGHGGDKTLRHEAMPMKSEGSPKQAMTHDDHKMQMPSQGLGGGKRYGLNFSFLGTDVSAHKDLAMDGTDASRPWPPYEKLRAVKPTHFQKDKTVREIRLTLDGDMERYVWFLNDKPLSESDSIHIREGETARFIMINRTMMHHPMHLHGHFFRVLNGQGDYAPLKHTVDVAPMSTTVIEFNANEIGDWFFHCHLLYHMKSGMARMIHYEDFPLDPKLANIRQNLYNDPWYFFGRADALTNMTEGFLRLSDTRNIITADWEAGWQGVDDTEWETIFTWDRYANRFFNLFAGLDVLGQGQASDHTRGILGLQYLLPFNIESRLWVDTDSGARVYLEKSFHLTPRLELLGEVQYDTHEQWEGSVDLLYTLTKGISLVGKWHSDFSWGGGVQVRF; this is encoded by the coding sequence ATGTTACGCATCGTAATTGTTTCTATTCTGTTATTTGGCAGTATATCGGCCCAGGCGGCCGTCGTCGAATATGACCTCACAATCGAGCACCAAATGGTGAATATGACCGGGTTGCATGCAAACGGCATGACAATTAACGGCAGCATCCCCGGTCCGACCCTGCGCTTTAGCGAAGGCGATACGGCGCATATTAAAGTGCATAACAAAATGAACGTGGATACGTCCATCCACTGGCATGGCCTCCTGGTGCCGCCGGATATGGATGGGGTCCCTTACATCAGTTTTCCGCCCATCAAACCGGGTACGACTTTTGTTTATGAATTTCCGATCCGTCAAAGCGGCACCTACTGGTATCATTCACATACCAACATGCAGGAACAAAGCGGGATGTACGGTGCTATTGTCATCAGTGCGAAACATGCCCACCTGACGCCGGATCGGGATTATGTGATCCTCCTGTCGGACTGGACGGATGAAGACCCTCATCAGGTCTTGCGGACGCTTAAACGGGGAAGCGAGTGGTATGCCATCCAGAAAGGAAGCGGCCAGAGTATTCTGGGAGCTGCCCGTCTCAAGTCTCTGGGCGCCTACTTCAGTCGAGAACTTCAGCGAATGCCGCCTATGGACATTGCCGATGTCGCCTATGACCGGTTTCTTGCCAACGGCAAACCGGAGTCCAGCCTTTTTGCGAACCCGGGCGAGACCGTGCGCCTCAGGATTATCGACGGTTCCGCCACCACCTATTTCCACCTGGATTTTGCCGGGGGGCCCATGCAGATAATCGCTGCGGACGGTCAGGATGTTGAACCCATCGAACCGGGACGATTGCTGATTGCTGTCGCCGAAACCTATGATGTGCTGATCCGGGTTCCTGATAAAGGCGCCTATGAATTCAGGGCGACTTCACACGATGGTTCCGGATATGCGACCGTCTGGATCGGGTCCGGCAATAAATATCCGGTTTCTGATGTACCCCGGCCCAATCTCTATCATGGCATGGGTGAATCGGATATAGCGCGCATTTTTGCACTGACGCCGGCAGGGTCCATGGGTATGCCGGACAGTATGGTGTCTGCGGGCATGTTCGATAAACCCGGCATGAGCGGAATGGACCATGCCCAGGATATGCAGGGGATGGTACACAGCCCGGAACCTTCCGGCATGAAGATGAAAAGCATGGACCATGGTCATGGGGGAGACAAAACCCTTCGACATGAAGCCATGCCCATGAAATCGGAAGGTTCTCCAAAACAAGCCATGACCCATGATGATCATAAAATGCAAATGCCTTCGCAGGGTTTGGGGGGCGGCAAAAGATATGGTCTAAATTTTAGTTTTCTGGGGACCGATGTGTCCGCTCATAAAGACCTTGCAATGGACGGCACGGATGCGAGCCGGCCATGGCCTCCTTATGAAAAACTGCGGGCGGTTAAGCCGACCCATTTCCAAAAGGATAAAACGGTACGCGAGATCCGGCTGACCCTTGATGGCGATATGGAACGGTACGTCTGGTTTCTAAACGACAAACCCCTCTCAGAATCGGATTCCATCCACATACGGGAGGGTGAAACAGCACGTTTTATCATGATCAACCGTACCATGATGCACCACCCCATGCACCTGCATGGACATTTTTTTCGTGTGTTGAACGGCCAGGGCGATTATGCGCCCCTGAAACATACCGTTGACGTTGCCCCCATGTCCACCACCGTCATCGAGTTTAACGCCAACGAAATCGGGGATTGGTTTTTTCACTGTCATTTGCTGTATCACATGAAAAGCGGCATGGCCCGCATGATTCACTACGAAGACTTTCCCCTCGATCCAAAGCTGGCCAACATCCGGCAGAATCTTTATAATGATCCCTGGTATTTCTTTGGCCGGGCGGACGCCCTTACAAATATGACCGAAGGTTTTCTGAGGCTGTCCGATACCCGCAATATCATTACCGCGGATTGGGAAGCCGGCTGGCAAGGTGTGGATGATACGGAGTGGGAAACGATATTTACCTGGGACCGTTACGCCAACCGTTTTTTTAATCTGTTTGCCGGTCTGGATGTTCTGGGGCAGGGGCAGGCTTCGGATCATACCCGTGGCATCCTTGGACTGCAATACCTGCTGCCGTTTAACATTGAATCCCGTCTCTGGGTAGATACCGACAGCGGCGCGCGGGTGTACCTTGAAAAATCATTTCATTTGACCCCGCGCCTGGAACTGCTGGGTGAAGTCCAATATGACACCCATGAACAATGGGAAGGGAGCGTGGACCTGCTTTATACCCTTACGAAAGGGATTTCCCTGGTGGGCAAATGGCATTCTGACTTTAGCTGGGGCGGGGGGGTACAGGTTCGCTTTTGA
- a CDS encoding sulfite exporter TauE/SafE family protein, whose protein sequence is MLVIGFIGGFHQVGIGFLMIGALSHILKMDLVRINMHKASVFFIYTIPALMVFAWTGNINWKYGIALAVGNAAGGWWSAKIAVRKGEKTIRIVLAVAMLIMAVKLLNSF, encoded by the coding sequence ATGCTGGTTATCGGATTCATCGGGGGGTTTCACCAGGTCGGCATCGGTTTTTTAATGATCGGCGCCTTGAGTCATATACTGAAAATGGACCTGGTGCGCATCAACATGCACAAGGCGTCCGTTTTTTTCATCTACACAATCCCTGCCCTGATGGTTTTTGCTTGGACCGGGAATATCAACTGGAAATACGGCATCGCCCTTGCTGTCGGAAACGCCGCCGGCGGCTGGTGGTCCGCCAAGATTGCGGTGCGAAAGGGAGAAAAGACAATCCGGATCGTACTTGCCGTTGCCATGTTGATCATGGCTGTCAAGCTGCTGAACAGCTTCTAG
- a CDS encoding nucleotidyltransferase family protein has translation MNINVPKQHLAAFCRKHHIQRMAIFGSTLYSSFNGNSDMDFLVEFEPDHIPGLFGIARMERELSELIGRKADLRTPEDLSRHFRQQVLEEADVQYAQG, from the coding sequence ATGAACATAAATGTGCCTAAACAGCACCTGGCGGCATTCTGTCGGAAACACCACATTCAACGCATGGCTATTTTTGGTTCAACTTTATATTCCAGCTTTAATGGGAACAGCGATATGGATTTTCTGGTTGAGTTTGAACCGGATCACATACCCGGTCTTTTCGGGATAGCGCGAATGGAAAGAGAGCTCTCAGAGTTGATTGGACGGAAGGCAGACCTTCGAACACCGGAAGATCTGAGCCGACATTTTCGCCAACAGGTATTGGAAGAGGCAGATGTACAGTATGCGCAAGGATGA
- a CDS encoding UXX-star (seleno)protein family 1 codes for MVEKIKIYGKSGUPYTNRAREALKGHEYLDVKKDPKTLDQMLKFSKGKRLVPVIVEGQKVTIGYGGT; via the coding sequence ATGGTTGAAAAAATAAAGATCTATGGAAAGTCCGGGTGACCCTATACCAACAGAGCCAGGGAGGCTCTCAAGGGTCATGAATATCTTGATGTGAAAAAAGACCCGAAAACACTTGATCAGATGCTTAAGTTTTCAAAAGGAAAACGCCTGGTCCCTGTTATCGTGGAAGGTCAAAAAGTGACCATAGGATACGGCGGCACATGA
- a CDS encoding DUF86 domain-containing protein: protein MRKDDTIRLLHMLEAAHEAIEFVQGRTRVDLNRDRKLVLALVKTIEIIGEAAFQVSQDGRAQLPGIPWEDIVGMRHRLVHAYFDINLDILWRTVQNDLPPLIAELDGVSQVEENLNPVKSEPVPPRPS from the coding sequence ATGCGCAAGGATGACACAATTCGATTGCTGCATATGCTGGAAGCGGCGCATGAGGCCATTGAATTCGTGCAGGGCAGAACTCGCGTCGATCTGAACCGAGATCGCAAGTTGGTATTGGCTCTTGTCAAAACAATCGAGATCATCGGCGAAGCGGCTTTTCAAGTTTCCCAAGACGGACGGGCTCAACTGCCAGGGATTCCATGGGAAGACATTGTCGGTATGCGTCACCGACTGGTTCACGCCTATTTTGATATTAACTTGGATATCCTCTGGAGAACCGTTCAAAATGATCTGCCGCCGCTGATCGCTGAATTGGATGGTGTCTCGCAGGTGGAGGAAAACCTGAACCCGGTCAAAAGCGAACCTGTACCCCCCCGCCCCAGCTAA
- a CDS encoding MFS transporter, with protein MKELFGIFARLKPGWMGFSSGLLPLFMLAHFGHHLVNSLPIPLLPMIRQDFGLDYTQSGLLISAFSLSYGLSQFPAGWLADRVGPRILLFIGISGVAMAGLLAGLSQSYGILLVCLVAMGITGGGYHPAAPPLISAAVEPKNRGRAMGLHMLGGSIPFFLAPLIAVALTALWGWRASFIVLAVPTILLGGVLYVVLGRRLKARAVESAAAGSKGGAEGSAHGNFHQLAPIIIISTFAHAVTFCMVAFIPLFLVDRFGLEKEAAAVFLSIFYSAGLWASLMGGILSDRLGSVPVVLTVCFITGPVIYLLNFMPAALGVGGILFVLGICNYIRTPVTETYLVSRTSEKNRSKVLGVYYFSNIEGGGVLTPVLGFLIDRYGFYTSFSIAGTTVFVLFLICWVWLRGSRNK; from the coding sequence ATGAAAGAACTGTTCGGAATTTTCGCGCGTCTCAAACCGGGATGGATGGGGTTTTCTTCAGGGCTGCTGCCCCTTTTTATGCTGGCGCATTTCGGCCATCACCTCGTGAATTCGCTTCCGATTCCACTGCTTCCCATGATCCGTCAGGACTTCGGCCTGGATTATACCCAATCCGGACTGCTGATCTCGGCATTTTCGCTCTCATACGGCCTGAGCCAGTTTCCGGCGGGCTGGCTGGCCGACCGGGTGGGGCCCCGGATTCTGCTGTTCATCGGCATCAGCGGTGTGGCCATGGCAGGGCTTCTGGCCGGGCTTTCGCAAAGCTACGGCATCCTGCTGGTCTGCCTGGTGGCCATGGGAATCACCGGCGGCGGGTATCATCCGGCTGCACCGCCCTTAATTTCCGCTGCGGTTGAACCCAAAAATCGCGGCCGGGCAATGGGGCTGCATATGCTCGGGGGCAGCATTCCCTTTTTCCTGGCGCCGCTGATTGCCGTGGCCCTGACCGCTCTATGGGGGTGGCGGGCTAGCTTCATTGTGCTGGCTGTTCCGACCATCCTGCTGGGCGGGGTGCTCTATGTCGTCCTGGGACGGCGCCTGAAAGCGCGCGCTGTGGAATCTGCGGCCGCCGGTTCGAAGGGTGGGGCGGAGGGATCAGCGCACGGCAATTTTCATCAACTGGCGCCGATTATCATCATCAGCACCTTTGCACACGCCGTGACGTTTTGCATGGTCGCCTTTATACCCCTGTTTCTGGTTGACCGGTTCGGCCTGGAAAAGGAAGCCGCAGCCGTGTTTCTCTCTATTTTTTATTCGGCCGGACTGTGGGCCAGCCTCATGGGAGGGATACTTTCAGACCGCCTGGGGAGTGTGCCGGTTGTATTGACGGTATGTTTTATCACCGGCCCGGTCATTTATTTGCTGAATTTCATGCCGGCGGCGCTGGGTGTCGGCGGCATTCTCTTCGTGCTGGGCATATGCAACTACATTCGCACGCCGGTGACGGAAACATATCTCGTGAGCCGGACCAGCGAAAAAAACCGATCGAAGGTGCTGGGCGTCTACTATTTTTCAAATATCGAAGGCGGCGGGGTATTGACACCGGTGCTGGGGTTTCTCATTGATCGATACGGATTTTATACGAGTTTTTCAATTGCCGGTACAACGGTTTTTGTTTTGTTCCTGATCTGTTGGGTGTGGCTGCGCGGAAGCCGTAACAAATGA
- a CDS encoding sulfite exporter TauE/SafE family protein, translating to MQDILFLLLLVVVGIISGFLNVMAGGGSAISLPLLIFFGLDSPLANGTNRLAIFIQTIASILSFKQEKFFEFKTSLKLAAFALPGAVAGAILAVKIDSVLFQRVLAIFIFAILLTVIIPGRKQSAPGRPPYRPTDG from the coding sequence ATGCAGGATATCCTCTTTCTCCTCTTACTGGTTGTCGTCGGGATAATTTCCGGATTCCTGAACGTCATGGCGGGCGGCGGCTCGGCCATCTCCCTTCCCCTGCTTATCTTCTTCGGCCTGGACAGCCCCCTGGCCAACGGCACCAATCGCCTGGCTATTTTTATCCAGACCATTGCCAGCATCCTGTCCTTTAAACAGGAAAAATTCTTTGAATTTAAAACCAGCCTGAAACTGGCGGCTTTCGCCCTTCCCGGCGCTGTTGCGGGCGCTATCCTGGCGGTAAAAATTGACAGCGTCCTTTTCCAAAGAGTGCTGGCGATCTTCATCTTTGCTATTTTATTGACCGTTATCATCCCAGGTCGAAAACAATCAGCACCGGGCAGGCCGCCGTACCGGCCCACGGATGGCTGA